The Rufibacter sp. DG15C region TTACGCTTTTAATTTCAAATGCAATAACGGAAACGGCTTGCCCATGCCATCCACCTCTGAGCGGCTTTTCACTCCAAACCCATTGTGCAGGTAAAAGCCCACGGCTTTTTCATTCTGCTCGTTCACGTCTACTTTAGTGGCGCTTAATTCTGACATGGCGTACTGCAGGAGTTGTTTGCCGATGCCTTTGCTTCTGGCATCTGGGTGCAGAAAGAGCATTTCTATTTTTCCATCAGCCACCCCCACAAAGCCTAAGACTTTGCTGCTCTCCCGCACACAGCGCAATTCTAATTGCGCCAGAAACTCTTGCAGGATGAGGGGCCTGAAGAACTGAATGTTTTCCTCCCGCAGAAAGTGATGGGTGGCCCGCACGGAGACTTCCCAGACGTCTGTCAGTTCTAGAAAATCTGCCGGTGTAACGGTACACACTTCTGAGGTTGGATTAGTGGAAGTAGCCAAGGTTTTGGATAGGGAAGTTTCGGCCCAAAGATAAAAATTAGGTTTTATTCTTTTCTTCCGCCTTCTGTTCTACCCTATGCAGGAGGGAGCGTATACAGGCACTTCTCTCCTGGCCCTCTACCTGGCTCTGCAGTTGCTGTAAAAGCTTTTCTAGCTCTATTTGCAGAATTCTATCCTCCTGGCCATAGTCCCAGATGGGCAAGAGGGTCTCTTCAAAAATCTCTTCAAAGGTCTTTACCCTTATGAATATTCTACCACCACCGTCTGCGTCTTGGATGACTTGCCGTGGGTAATGGTTTAGTTGAAATGATAGCAAGTCCACCAGCACTTGCAGACTGAGCACCGCCGTGCCGGGGTCATTCACGCCCGGGCTTAAGGCTTTTAAGGCCACCTCTACCAGTTGCTTGAACCCATAATAAGCACTTATCAGGATGGACTCTCCACGGTAGAATTCTACCAGAAGCCTAAGGGCGGTTTCCTGCTCCGCTGTGACCGGGGTATGGGAATGCACCCTCAAAAAGGGTATCCCGTCTAGTACATAGGCCCCAATCGGAAACAGAACCACCACCTGCCATTGGTGTTGGGTGCACAGGCGCAACAAGGCTTTCTGGTTGAATCCCTGGTAATAGCCAGACGTTTTGGCAATTAGGGCGTAGCCGGGCATGATGATAGGCGCTACTTCACCAGGTACTTGTTTTAAGGGGCACAGCTCCTCCAGCTTTTGCCGGGTCTGCTTATGGATGCGGTCTATGATGGTGTCATACTTGACGGACTGCGTGATGTAGTGCAGAAAATAGATGAACAGGAAGATGTCTACCACGGTGAGCAGAATGAGCAGGTACACACTGAGCGCGGGCACCAGCACGCCAGAGTCAATGTCCCGGATGGTGCTCAGCAAGAAAAGCGCGTAGACAATAGTGCCAATGTAAAAGCCCAGCACCCACTGCTGAAACCGGTTGCCTATCATGCTGTCCAAGACACGGTTGCTCATGTTGGAGGCCGCCTGGTTGAGCAGAATCATTACCATGGAGAAGCTGAAGACGGTCAAAGACAGAATACCACCGGCTATGGTGGCGGCTATGGTGCGGGCGGTGCTGGCGTCTTTTAGGGTAAGAAAGTCCCACCGGCTCTTTAATGCCCTGCCAGACTCAGAGAAGTCAATATGGAGCATGGTATAGGAAATGATTAAAAAGACAAGGGCAATAACCGCCGGGTAAAAGGCTATACTGGTCACTACCTGCGTATAATACCGCCGGACATAGGTGCGTATTTTTTCTGTCATACCTCTGTATATACGGCCAAAGCCCACAGTGTTAAAGATAGACACACCTCCTGCTCGGGTCGTTTTTGGCTTGTTTTCTGTAAAACTGCCCAAAAACGAATGCTCTCTGGCATTACTACACAGTTATTGCTGTGGCATTTTCAAATTTCCAAATCTACTCATTTTCACATCTTTCCTCCGTACCTTTGCAGGCTGCTTGGCGGGGCTCAGAAACAAACCCCGCGCCGGCAGGTTTATCCCTAGATAAAACAGATTGACTTTGACCAAGCTACCTGATTACCATATTCATACCTTACCCAACGGCATCCGCGTGTTGCACAAGCAGGTGCCGCATACCAAGATTGCCCACTGCGGCTTTATGATGGACATCGGCTCCCGTGATGAGCTGCCCCATGAGCTGGGGCTGGCGCACTTCTGGGAGCACATGGCCTTTAAAGGCACCCAAAAACGGAAGTCGTTTCATATTCTCAATCGTCTGGAGAGCGTGGGCGGTGAACTGAACGCCTACACCACCAAAGAGAAAATCAGCTTCTACGCCTCGGTGCTGGAGAACCACTTTGAGAAGGCCTTTGAGCTACTTACCGACATCACCTTCCACTCCACTTTTCCGGCCAAGGAGATTGAGAAAGAGCGCGGCGTGATTCTGGAGGAGATGGCCATGTACCTAGACACGCCCGAGGACGCCATCATTGACGAGTTTGACTCCGTGGTGTTCAAAGACCATTCGTTGGGGAACAACATTCTGGGCACGCGGGAGAGCGTGAGCGGTTTCCAGCGCGAAGACTTCCAGGCCTTCATCAAGCGCAACCTGAGCACCGACAAGCTGGTGTTCTGCTCAGTGAGCAACTGGCCGTTTGAGAAAGTCCTGAAGATGGCCAACAAATACCTGGGCGAGATTCCTACCCAGACCAGAAACCGGGAGCGCACGCCGTTCACGGGCTACCAGGCCCAGACGCTGTTGTCTGAGAAACCTATCCAACAGGCGCACTGCATCATTGGCTGTCCGGCGTATTCCTTGCTAGACAAACGCCGCTTGACCTTCTTCACCTTGGTGAACATTCTGGGCGGCCCCGGCATGAACTCCCGCCTGAACATGGGCGTGCGCGAAAAGTACGGCCTGGTCTACTCTATTGATGCCAACTACTCCACTTACGTGGATACCGGTATGTTCGGGATTTACTTCGGCACCGAGAAAAAGCAATTGAAGCGCACCATTGGCCTGGTCTTGAAGGAGCTGAAACAGCTCCGCGAGAAACCCATGGGCTCTGTGCAGCTGCACACCGCCAAGCAACAGCTCATGGGCCAACTAGCCATGGCCGAGGAAAGCAACATGGGCCTCATGATGATGATGGGCAAGAGCATTCTGGACTTGGACACCATTGAAACCCTCAACGAAATCTTTGACCAGATCAAGAAGATTGAAGCCAAGGATTTGCTGGACATCGCCAATGACACCTTCCAGGAAGACAACCTGAGCTTCCTGCAATACGTCCCGAGCTAAAGCTCGACAATTAGAAATTCAAAATTAGAAATCAGAAATAGGGCACTGCGAAAGTTTTTAGCCCGCTCGTTTTTGGCCTGTTTTCACCAAAACAGGCCAAAAACGATTCCTTTCTTACTTCTACTTTTGGGCATTTCTAATCTTTAATTTCTAATTTCTAATTGACCAAAAATGGATTTTTTGGATCCCGATCTGCAAGCCTACGCAGAGGCGCATACCTCGCCAGAGTCTGACCTGTTGCGCCGTCTCAACCGCGAGACGCACTTGAACGTCATGAAGCCGCGCATGCTGTCAGGGCATTTGCAGGGGCGGGTGTTGGCCATGGTGTCGCAGATGATGCGGCCTAGACGAATTCTGGAGATTGGCACTTACACAGGCTACTCGGCGCTTTGCCTGGCCGAGGGATTGGCAGAGGATGGCGTCCTGCATACCATTGACGTGAATGATGAGTTGGAGGACATGGTGCGCAGTTACATCAACCAAGCTGGTCTAGAGCAGAAGATTCAGATGCACATCGGGCAGGCCGCAAATGTGATTCCAACCTTGGAAGAAACTTGGGACCTGGTCTTCATTGACGCCGATAAGAAAAGCAACGCGCTCTACTATGAAATGGTCTTGGACAAAGTGCGTCCGGGTGGTTTCATTCTGGCAGACAACGTGTTATGGAGCGGCAAGGTGGTAGAGAAGTTCAGGCCCAAGCTGGATAAGGACACCGAGATGGTGCTGGATTTCAACCAGTTGGTGCACCAAGACCCGCGCGTAGAGAACCTGCTGCTGCCTATTAGAGACGGCATCTTGGTGGCCCGCAAAAAGTAAATTTTCCCGTTGTGGATAACTGGGTGGAAAAATTTTAGCGCCCGGTTCTTTCCTTTCCCCTCCCAAAATCGCCTACTTTGTAGCAGGAGCCTGCTTTGCAAGTCTTTACTAAATAGCAATTTAGCTATATGTAATTCCAGTATCACAAGAGGCTCACTCACCAAGTGCGAAAGTACGTTTTAACCCAGTTTATGAAGATGAGAAAACTATTCCCTCTCCTTCTGCTTTGCCTTTTCACGCTGGCGGCGCAAGCCCAAAACCCGATTGTCCCCTATACCATCCATTTCACAGACATGCGCCTGACCATTAAGGAAGACGCGCGCGTAGAGATTCAGAAGATTGTGGACGGTCTGGTCAAGCACCCGGGGTACTTCCAGAAGAAGGTAGAACTGGCTGATGCCTACTTCCCGCACATTGAGCAGGCCTTCAAACAAGAGAACCTGCCCTCAGATTTTAAATATTTGGCCTTGCAGGAAAGCGGGCTGGTATCTGACGCCGTGTCTACGTCCAATGCCGTGGGCTTTTGGCAGTTCAAAGAAACATCGGCTACGGAGTTGGGCGTGCGCGTGAACTCACAGGTAGATGAGCGCAAGCACATCATTGAGTCCAGCCGAGGCGCCGCCAAGTACCTTCACCGCAGCAACAACTACTACAAGAACTGGTTTAACACGCTTCTCTCCTACTACCAAGGTTTGACCGGCACCAAAGCCCTTACTAAGACCTCAGACATTGGGGTGAAGGAAATGGATGTGACCTCGCAGACCAACCGCTATTTATTGACCTTCTTGGCGCACAAGGTGGCCTATGAGAACGCCATCGGCAGAAACCCGAAGCCCAGCCTAGCCTTGCAGCCCATGAAAGTCTCTTCGGGCCAGAGCCTGACAGAGATTGCCATGGCCGCTCAGGTAGAAGCTGGGCAACTGGAGCAGTACAACAAGTGGCTCCTGGCCTCTACCGTGCCCGCCGACAAGGATTACTACGTGATGGTACCGGTGTTCAACGGCACGCCTACCACGGGCGTATTGGCGCAGGACAACCAGAGAAGCGGTCCTTTGCAGAAACTGAAGGATTTAACCGAGTCCATCACAGGCAAAGAGTCTAAAGAAGAACTGGAGGCCAAAGTTTCTAAGCGCCGCGCGCAGTTCACCAACTCCAACGGCCTCAAAGCCATCATTGCGCAGGTAGGTGACACCAAAGACGTGCTGGCCTTGCAGGCAAACCTGTCTACGCGCCGTTTCCTGAAGTACAATGACATGCGCAGCTTTGACGAGATTGTACCGGGCCGCATCTATTACCTGCAAGCCAAGCGCACCAAGGCAGACACCGAGTACCACGTGGCCCGTACTGGCGAAACCATGCATGATGTCTCTCAGAAATACGGCATCAAGCTCAGCAACCTGTTGCGCAAGAACCGCATGAAGAGAAACGAGGCCCTGCTGGTAGGCAGAGTCTTGTGGCTGCAACAGACGCGTCCAAGCAACATTCCGGTAGAGGTTAGACATTTGAACGAGGATGTGGCGCCAGTAGTGGCCACGGCTACGCCAGCCGCTAGCGCTGCCGTGCAAACCCCGGCTGCTTCCGTAACGCCGGCTAAACCACAGGATGGTGCCATTTCCATTATGGTGGAAGACACCGTGGGCATGACAACCAAGATTTCTGGCAATACGCCCGCGCCCAAACCCACCATGGACAGCGTGATTGTCACTACTACCGTCACAACCAATGCCGTGTTGTACCCTACCAAAACCTTAGGCAACGGAGCCCGCCCAGAAAGACCTATTGAGGTAAAATCACCGGAGGTGAACGGCAGAGAAGTCTTGACTCCTTCTACCACTGCAACCCCAGCTACTCCGGCTAAACCGACGGCTCCGGTGTCCAATGCCTCTTTCCACGTGGTGCAGAAAGGCGAGACCCTGTATTCCATCTCCAAACTCTATAACGTGTCCATGGAGAACTTGCAGGCCTGGAACCAGTTAACCGGCGGGCCTTTGTCGGTGGGCAAGGAATTGTCTTTGAAAGGACCGGCGTCATCGGTAGCGATAGCGGCCACTCCAGCCATGACCGCCACTGAGGCCAAAGTCGCCGCCCGTGAGCACTTGGTAGTAGCCGGCGAAACGTTGTATTCCATTTCCCGAAAATATGGCGTCACCATTCAGAACCTATTGGAGTGGAACAACTTGACGGACAACAGCCCGGTGTCCATCGGGCAGAAGTTGGTAGTAGTGGGACCGGCAGAGGAAGAAGTGACCCTTTCAGAAACCAAACCGGCACCCGCTGTTATGCCGATGGCTGCACCCGTAAAATCCGCCACGGGCACTATCACCCACAAAGTAGCCGCCGGCGAGTCCATGTACCAGATTTCGCGCAAGTACGGCGTGACCATCAAGGAAATCATGGAATGGAACAACAAGGCAGATTTCAACGTGACCTTAGGCGAGAACCTGACCATCAAACCGAAGACCACTTCTAACTAAGACTATTTTATTCTCTCCAAGAATCGGCCTGGCAATTGAATATGCCAGGCCGATTCGTTTTTAGGTTATTTTCTTAGAAACAAGCCAAAAACGGGCTACACTTTTTCCTGCCGGGGCGGCGTGGTCAACTGGGTGGAAGACCGCAGGCCGGTGGCAATTTCTGGTAATATGCCCAGGCGCTGGTAGATGGGTTGCACCATGGCGCGCAGTTTGGGGAGCATGAGCGCAAATGGTAGAATAGTCAAGAGACCGATGATGCCGCAGGTCATGAGTGTGTAGTGGACTCCGTACTTCTCGGCTGCCCAGCCCGCCAACAGACTGCCAATGGGCGCCATCCCCATGAAGGCCATGGAATAGAAGCTCATCACGCGGCCCCGCTTGTCATCGTCCACAATGGTTTGCAACAGCGTGTTGCTGGAGGCCATCTGCAGAATCATGCCCAGCCCGGTGAAGAAGATGCAAACCAAGGAGATGACCAGCGTTTGCGAGAAGGAAAAGCAAATCAGACCCACCCCAAACAGCACCGCCGCGTCCACAATGACCTTACCCAAGCCCACCACCGTTTTTCGGGCGGCCAAGTACAGAGCGGCACACAAGGCTCCCACGCCCGAGGCTCCCATGAGCAGACCCAACGTGCTGGCATCGCCGTGCAAGACGTCCCGCGCAAACACGGGCATC contains the following coding sequences:
- a CDS encoding GNAT family N-acetyltransferase, with protein sequence MATSTNPTSEVCTVTPADFLELTDVWEVSVRATHHFLREENIQFFRPLILQEFLAQLELRCVRESSKVLGFVGVADGKIEMLFLHPDARSKGIGKQLLQYAMSELSATKVDVNEQNEKAVGFYLHNGFGVKSRSEVDGMGKPFPLLHLKLKA
- a CDS encoding DUF2254 domain-containing protein — its product is MTEKIRTYVRRYYTQVVTSIAFYPAVIALVFLIISYTMLHIDFSESGRALKSRWDFLTLKDASTARTIAATIAGGILSLTVFSFSMVMILLNQAASNMSNRVLDSMIGNRFQQWVLGFYIGTIVYALFLLSTIRDIDSGVLVPALSVYLLILLTVVDIFLFIYFLHYITQSVKYDTIIDRIHKQTRQKLEELCPLKQVPGEVAPIIMPGYALIAKTSGYYQGFNQKALLRLCTQHQWQVVVLFPIGAYVLDGIPFLRVHSHTPVTAEQETALRLLVEFYRGESILISAYYGFKQLVEVALKALSPGVNDPGTAVLSLQVLVDLLSFQLNHYPRQVIQDADGGGRIFIRVKTFEEIFEETLLPIWDYGQEDRILQIELEKLLQQLQSQVEGQERSACIRSLLHRVEQKAEEKNKT
- a CDS encoding pitrilysin family protein; amino-acid sequence: MTKLPDYHIHTLPNGIRVLHKQVPHTKIAHCGFMMDIGSRDELPHELGLAHFWEHMAFKGTQKRKSFHILNRLESVGGELNAYTTKEKISFYASVLENHFEKAFELLTDITFHSTFPAKEIEKERGVILEEMAMYLDTPEDAIIDEFDSVVFKDHSLGNNILGTRESVSGFQREDFQAFIKRNLSTDKLVFCSVSNWPFEKVLKMANKYLGEIPTQTRNRERTPFTGYQAQTLLSEKPIQQAHCIIGCPAYSLLDKRRLTFFTLVNILGGPGMNSRLNMGVREKYGLVYSIDANYSTYVDTGMFGIYFGTEKKQLKRTIGLVLKELKQLREKPMGSVQLHTAKQQLMGQLAMAEESNMGLMMMMGKSILDLDTIETLNEIFDQIKKIEAKDLLDIANDTFQEDNLSFLQYVPS
- a CDS encoding O-methyltransferase: MDFLDPDLQAYAEAHTSPESDLLRRLNRETHLNVMKPRMLSGHLQGRVLAMVSQMMRPRRILEIGTYTGYSALCLAEGLAEDGVLHTIDVNDELEDMVRSYINQAGLEQKIQMHIGQAANVIPTLEETWDLVFIDADKKSNALYYEMVLDKVRPGGFILADNVLWSGKVVEKFRPKLDKDTEMVLDFNQLVHQDPRVENLLLPIRDGILVARKK
- a CDS encoding LysM peptidoglycan-binding domain-containing protein, translated to MRKLFPLLLLCLFTLAAQAQNPIVPYTIHFTDMRLTIKEDARVEIQKIVDGLVKHPGYFQKKVELADAYFPHIEQAFKQENLPSDFKYLALQESGLVSDAVSTSNAVGFWQFKETSATELGVRVNSQVDERKHIIESSRGAAKYLHRSNNYYKNWFNTLLSYYQGLTGTKALTKTSDIGVKEMDVTSQTNRYLLTFLAHKVAYENAIGRNPKPSLALQPMKVSSGQSLTEIAMAAQVEAGQLEQYNKWLLASTVPADKDYYVMVPVFNGTPTTGVLAQDNQRSGPLQKLKDLTESITGKESKEELEAKVSKRRAQFTNSNGLKAIIAQVGDTKDVLALQANLSTRRFLKYNDMRSFDEIVPGRIYYLQAKRTKADTEYHVARTGETMHDVSQKYGIKLSNLLRKNRMKRNEALLVGRVLWLQQTRPSNIPVEVRHLNEDVAPVVATATPAASAAVQTPAASVTPAKPQDGAISIMVEDTVGMTTKISGNTPAPKPTMDSVIVTTTVTTNAVLYPTKTLGNGARPERPIEVKSPEVNGREVLTPSTTATPATPAKPTAPVSNASFHVVQKGETLYSISKLYNVSMENLQAWNQLTGGPLSVGKELSLKGPASSVAIAATPAMTATEAKVAAREHLVVAGETLYSISRKYGVTIQNLLEWNNLTDNSPVSIGQKLVVVGPAEEEVTLSETKPAPAVMPMAAPVKSATGTITHKVAAGESMYQISRKYGVTIKEIMEWNNKADFNVTLGENLTIKPKTTSN